The DNA region ATGTGCCTGGATGAACAAACTATGATTGGGTCTTCAGGTCGTTGATGATTATAGATGACTATTTGAAAATTGAAGGAGCGAATGATCAATGGCTAAAGTTATAGCAATCAATGCTGGCAGCTCTTCTTTGAAATTTCAATTATTTGAAATGCCTGCAGAAGAAGTAATCACAAAAGGTTTAATAGAAAGAATCGGTTTAGATGATGCCGTTTTTAATATAACTGTAAACGGAGAAAAGGTTACAGAGGTTACGGATATCCCGAATCATGATGTCGCGGTTAAATTGCTTTTGAGTAAACTGACTGAGCTTGGAATCATTCAATCATTGGATGAAATCGAAGGGATCGGACACCGTGTCGTTCACGGCGGCGAAGTGTTCAATGATTCTGTTTTGATTGATGAAAAGGTAATTCAGCAAATCAGTGAGCTTTCAGACTTAGCTCCTCTTCATAACCCTGCAAATATTACCGGGATTTTAGCATTCCAGTCGGTTCTTCCAAATGTACCGGCAGTAGCTGTCTTTGATACGGCTTTCCATCAAACGATGCCTGAAAGTTCATTCCTATATAGCTTGCCATATGAGTATTATGAAAATTTCGGTATCCGTAAATATGGTTTCCATGGAACTTCCCATAAATATGTATCACAAAGGGCAGCAGATCTACTTGGCAGACCGGAAGAACATTTACGATTGATTTCCTGCCATCTTGGAAATGGTGCCAGCATCGCGGCGATCGAAGGCGGAAAATCAATCGACACTTCCATGGGCTTTACGCCATTGGCTGGTGTCACGATGGGTACACGTTCTGGTAACATTGACCCTGCATTAATTCCATTTATCATGGAAAAAACAAATCAATCTGCAGATGAGGTCCTGGATACCCTTAATAAAAAATCCGGTATGCTTGGAGTTTCCGGCTTCTCAAGCGATCTTCGCGATATCGAGCAAGAAGCAGAAAAAGGAAACGAGCGCGCTGAACTTGCTTTGGAAGTATTCGGAAATCGCATCCATAAATATATCGGATCTTACGCTTCCCGCATGAATGGAATCGATGCGATCATCTTCACTGCCGGAATCGGTGAAAATAGTGAGGCGATCCGTGCAAAAGTACTTCGCGGACTTGAATTCATGGGAGTATATTGGGATCCTGCATTGAATAAAACCCGCGGTGAAGAAGCATTCATCAATTACCCGCACTCACCGGTTAAAGTCATGGTCATTCCAACAAATGAAGAAGTCATGATTGCCCGTGATGTTGTGAGATTATCAAATTAATTACGTCGGCTCCTTATGGGGCCAATCAGACTGTAGACAAATTTGTTTACAGTCTTTTTCTTTTATCATCAGGCTAATATAATTAGTTTCTTTTCTCTAAGAGTGTTGTCTTTAATAGTTTTTCTTTATAATAACTCAACATATGATGTTGATTGCAGCGGAGCGAGGGTGCTCACGGCACGCCCCTCGGAAAACGAGCATCCTGCAGCGGAAATCATATGTCTGCTTCAGAAAGAAACGGATTATTTTTGTGACTGATCCATATATAGCCTGATCATCCTGATATGATATACTTTTATTATTCAGATAATTAATTTACAGGGGGGCGAACCATGACTTGGACAAAAAAGGATAAACAATACTGGAATGAAATTCTGCAGTGGGAACAATCACTTTTCCAATATGAAGCAAATGACTTTGAAAAAACTTATGTAAAATGGATCGATCAATCTTTCGGTCTGCTGCCTGAAGAGATCCAGGAGCAATTTTTTGAAAAATTGGACACATGGCTTTTTCATCTTCATTCTCTTTTGCAGGGATCCCAGATCCAAAATGACGCAAGAGAAAGAATTTTAACCACTGCCCGTGTGTTTGATAGTGATATAGAAGCAATCACGGATATGAGAAGGCTAAGCATTGATAAGCTTCGATACATAGCTGACCAGCACGCGGCAAGGCATAGGGTCTATTCACTTGTTCAAGGAGGCATTGCCGGTACAGGCGGCCCCATCGCTTTGGGAACGGATTTTCTTGTGATGGCTTTGATGAATTTAAGGGCCATTCAGTTGACGGCGATGGCGTATGGATATGAAGTTCAAACCCCTTTTGAAATGATGTCATCGTTGAAAGTATTCCATGTTTCCACATTGCCATCGAGGATGAAGAGCAGCGGCTGGGAGGACCTGAAAGACCATGCCAGGAATTCCTACGACTATTTTTATGTTGGGAATGAACAGTTAACCAATCATACTTGGCTTGAAGAACCGTTGAAGCAATTATTGAAAGCGATATTCATTCAGCTTTTCAGAAAAAGGCTGATCTCAGGCATTCCATTGATATCCATGGCTATCGGAGCATCTGTCAACTATCAGTTGACCAGGAAGGTTACGACTTTTGGAGAAAAATATTATCAATATCGGTACCTGTTTGACAAAGAGGAGCAGTCGATATGAGCCTAATCGAGCATCGAAAAAGAGGCCCGGAAACCGCCAGCATCGGCGTCATCACGGTCAGTGATACTCGGACGGCAGAAACGGATAAAAGCGGGGGGATAATTAAGGAAATTCTTTTAGAAGATAACCATTCCCTCATTGCCTATTCCATTGTCCGTGATGATGAAACGCATATTGTAGAAGCTTTTCAGGAAATGGCAGCGGATGAAAATATGGATGCCATCATCATTAACGGAGGTACAGGGTTAGCCAAACGAGATGTAACCATTGAAGCGATATCTGCTTTCTTTGAAAAAGATATCGTCGGTTTCGGGGAGTTATTCAGGTTCTTGAGTTATCAAGAGGATATTGGAAGCGCGGCGATCCTCTCCCGTGCGGCAGCCGGGACATACAACCAGAAGGCAGTGTTCATTATTCCAGGATCAACGGGAGCCGTAAAGCTGGCGATGAAGAAATTGATTTTACCAGAAATATCCCATATCATTTTTGAATTGCGAAAAGACAAGTAAGGACAGTTCAAGGAGGTGACAATGCATCTTCTTGATCTGTCCTTTTTTAATTTAATGAATGTATCGATGGTGTGGTCCTGTACCATATCCATAAATCATTCACGATGGAGGCCCTTTCGGCAATTTCCTCATTTATTTTGCATGAACGGGCAAAATCTTCTTCTTCGGATAATAAAAGCTGAAGCTCTTCCATTTCTTGATCCAGTCTAGAAATTCGATCGGGTATTCTACCTCTAATTTTTTCCCACATGAACGTGATTTCTTTTTTTTCCTCCATGCTATGGTCATCCCAATCATTGATTAATATAGGCACTTCAATTCCCAATCTCTGATCGAAGCGAAAATGTATCATTGAGCAGCATCCTCCCTTCTTTAATTATATTTTAAGGCATTCCTCACAGAGGTCAAATAATATTTATACAAATTGATGAATAAGTATTGATTGAAATCAAGATGGGTGTTACTATAACAATTATAAAAATTTATATTTAATCAAATTTATGAATAATTATACTAAAAAGGAGCTGTTTTAAATGCCGCAGAAAGTAGTTTTGGCCTATTCAGGGGGGCTTGATACCTCGGTAGCCATCCAATGGTTGAAAGATCAAGGATATTCGGTCATTGCTTGTTGTCTGGATGTAGGGGAAGGAAAAGATCTGGATTTCGTGAAGTCCAAAGCCATCCAAGTGGGGGCGGAGAAAAGTGTGGTCATCGATGCGAAGAAGGAGTTCGCAGCAGAGTATGCACTGGTTGCACTACAATCTCATGCACTCTATGAAGGAAAATATCCATTGGTGTCTGCACTGTCTAGACCTTTGATCGCAAAGAAATTAGTGGAAGTGGCTGAACAGGAGGGAGCTGTTGCAGTTGCACATGGGTGTACGGGGAAAGGGAATGATCAAGTTCGTTTTGAAGTTTCCATCAAAGCGCTCAATCCAGATTTGCAAGTCCTAGCGCCTGTAAGGGAATGGGGCTGGTCACGCGAAGAGGAAATCGACTATGCTGCCAAGAATAATATCCCGATTCCGATTGACCTCGATAATCCTTTTTCCATTGATCAAAACCTTTGGGGGAGAAGCAACGAATGCGGTGTCCTCGAAGACCCGTGGGCTGCCCCGCCGGAAGCAGCATATGATCTTACAAACGGATTGGAAAACACCCCGGATAAACCGGATTATATTGAAATAGAATTTGAGAATGGAACACCTGTCAAATTAAATGATCAGTACCTTTCACTGGAGGAAATCATTGAGCAATTGAATAAGGTTGCCGGCAAGCATGGAGTGGGCAGGATCGATCATATCGAAAACCGCTTGATCGGGATAAAATCAAGGGAAGTTTATGAGTGCCCTGCTGCGATTACCTTGATTAAAGCACATAAAGAATTGGAAGATTTAACACTTGTTAAAGAAGTGGCTCACTTCAAACCGGTCATCGAACAAAAATTGTGCGAGGTCATCTATAACGGTCTTTGGTTCTCTCCTCTCACCAAGGCTTTACAAGGATTCCTGGCAGAGACGCAAAAGAATGTGGCAGGAACAGTAAGGGTCAAATTATTCAAGGGCCATGCGATTGTCGAGGGAAGAAAGTCTCCATATTCCCTTTACAACGAAAAACTTGCAACA from Falsibacillus albus includes:
- a CDS encoding acetate kinase — encoded protein: MAKVIAINAGSSSLKFQLFEMPAEEVITKGLIERIGLDDAVFNITVNGEKVTEVTDIPNHDVAVKLLLSKLTELGIIQSLDEIEGIGHRVVHGGEVFNDSVLIDEKVIQQISELSDLAPLHNPANITGILAFQSVLPNVPAVAVFDTAFHQTMPESSFLYSLPYEYYENFGIRKYGFHGTSHKYVSQRAADLLGRPEEHLRLISCHLGNGASIAAIEGGKSIDTSMGFTPLAGVTMGTRSGNIDPALIPFIMEKTNQSADEVLDTLNKKSGMLGVSGFSSDLRDIEQEAEKGNERAELALEVFGNRIHKYIGSYASRMNGIDAIIFTAGIGENSEAIRAKVLRGLEFMGVYWDPALNKTRGEEAFINYPHSPVKVMVIPTNEEVMIARDVVRLSN
- a CDS encoding EcsC family protein yields the protein MTWTKKDKQYWNEILQWEQSLFQYEANDFEKTYVKWIDQSFGLLPEEIQEQFFEKLDTWLFHLHSLLQGSQIQNDARERILTTARVFDSDIEAITDMRRLSIDKLRYIADQHAARHRVYSLVQGGIAGTGGPIALGTDFLVMALMNLRAIQLTAMAYGYEVQTPFEMMSSLKVFHVSTLPSRMKSSGWEDLKDHARNSYDYFYVGNEQLTNHTWLEEPLKQLLKAIFIQLFRKRLISGIPLISMAIGASVNYQLTRKVTTFGEKYYQYRYLFDKEEQSI
- a CDS encoding MogA/MoaB family molybdenum cofactor biosynthesis protein, producing the protein MSLIEHRKRGPETASIGVITVSDTRTAETDKSGGIIKEILLEDNHSLIAYSIVRDDETHIVEAFQEMAADENMDAIIINGGTGLAKRDVTIEAISAFFEKDIVGFGELFRFLSYQEDIGSAAILSRAAAGTYNQKAVFIIPGSTGAVKLAMKKLILPEISHIIFELRKDK
- a CDS encoding argininosuccinate synthase yields the protein MPQKVVLAYSGGLDTSVAIQWLKDQGYSVIACCLDVGEGKDLDFVKSKAIQVGAEKSVVIDAKKEFAAEYALVALQSHALYEGKYPLVSALSRPLIAKKLVEVAEQEGAVAVAHGCTGKGNDQVRFEVSIKALNPDLQVLAPVREWGWSREEEIDYAAKNNIPIPIDLDNPFSIDQNLWGRSNECGVLEDPWAAPPEAAYDLTNGLENTPDKPDYIEIEFENGTPVKLNDQYLSLEEIIEQLNKVAGKHGVGRIDHIENRLIGIKSREVYECPAAITLIKAHKELEDLTLVKEVAHFKPVIEQKLCEVIYNGLWFSPLTKALQGFLAETQKNVAGTVRVKLFKGHAIVEGRKSPYSLYNEKLATYTTEDAFNHQSSVGFIELWGLPTAVHSAVHQKGKVNV